In Shewanella sp. VB17, a single genomic region encodes these proteins:
- the lexA gene encoding transcriptional repressor LexA: MRPLTPRQAEILELIKCNIVDTGMPPTRAEIATRLGFKSANAAEEHLKALAKKGCIEIIPGTSRGIRLTQLEEPEESGLPLIGQVAAGEPILAQEHVEQRYKVDPNMFHPSADFLLRVRGDSMKNIGILEGDLLAVHKADQARNGQIIVARVEDDVTVKRFEKKGNTVYLHAENEDYTPIVINLANQSLSIEGLAVGVIRNGDWQ, from the coding sequence ATGAGACCATTGACACCACGACAAGCTGAAATCCTTGAACTAATTAAGTGCAATATTGTTGACACAGGTATGCCACCAACTCGTGCGGAAATCGCCACACGTTTAGGTTTTAAAAGTGCTAACGCCGCAGAAGAGCACCTAAAAGCCTTGGCTAAAAAAGGCTGTATTGAAATTATCCCAGGCACATCTCGTGGTATCCGCTTAACTCAACTCGAAGAACCTGAAGAGTCTGGCTTACCCTTAATAGGACAAGTCGCAGCAGGAGAGCCTATTTTAGCTCAAGAACATGTAGAACAGCGCTATAAAGTTGATCCAAACATGTTCCATCCCAGTGCCGACTTTCTCTTGAGAGTACGTGGCGATAGTATGAAAAATATTGGTATCCTTGAAGGTGATCTTTTAGCTGTCCACAAAGCAGATCAGGCCCGAAATGGTCAGATAATTGTGGCTCGCGTCGAAGATGATGTCACCGTTAAACGCTTTGAGAAAAAGGGCAACACTGTTTATCTTCACGCAGAAAATGAAGATTACACACCCATAGTCATCAACTTGGCTAATCAAAGCCTCAGTATTGAAGGATTAGCTGTCGGCGTTATTCGCAACGGTGACTGGCAATGA
- the plsB gene encoding glycerol-3-phosphate 1-O-acyltransferase PlsB gives MSKQDSLWFKSLRWLQNKLVQTIVVPQEPFKDLNLDPERPLVYVMKTESLSDIAALSEITEGLGLPSPYDPLEVGGELSPRVVCLEAAKPLMGQRKSNEFFLSSFMNLLKAHKRSPDLDVQLVPVSLYWGRTPGKEDDTMKAAVLERENPTWLRKCLMILFLGRHNFVQFSNSVSIRNMADEHGTDKRIAQKLARVARVHFSRQRKVMTGPVLPKRQALFHALVSSETLQKAIQEEVVSKKISEVEARAKAMEYLDEIAADYSDSLVRITERFLTWLWNKLYKGINIKGAEQIRQLHHDGHEIIYVPCHRSHMDYLLLSYILYYQGMVPPHIAAGINLNFWPAGPMFRRGGAFFIRRSFKGNKLYTAVFREYLDQLFTKGYSVEYFTEGGRSRTGRLLAPKTGMLAMTLNSVLRGMKRPVTLVPVYLGYDHVMEVATYHKELSGKKKKKESVWQFFGALRKLGNFGQGYVNFGKPITLHTFLNEQAPNWREEIANDPEQKPTWLTPAVNILANQVMTNINDAAAVSSVTLTSLVLLASEQNALERSQLEKQLDLYLKLLKDLPYTSYTSVVEGDGKQLVVQGLELNKLRLDSDSLGDIISIDESIAVAMTYYRNNIIHLMIIPSLVASCLTQHERSTRAEIIDVIADFYPLLQAELFMGVSDTAKLVEEILDLFIEQELITENEVFSVVEQRVNQLLLLAGTVSETLQRYAIIFNLLADFPEMERSDLERESHRLAKRLGALHDITAPEFYDKNLYRTLSVKLKDLGYLSGSGSKVDVQRIRARANGLLRSSVRQTIVDSVASERTA, from the coding sequence ATGTCCAAACAAGATTCCCTTTGGTTTAAATCATTACGCTGGCTTCAAAATAAGTTAGTGCAGACGATTGTTGTACCGCAAGAACCGTTCAAGGACCTTAATTTAGATCCCGAGAGGCCCCTTGTTTATGTGATGAAAACTGAGTCTCTCAGTGATATTGCCGCCCTGAGTGAAATAACAGAAGGATTAGGCTTACCGAGCCCTTACGATCCGCTGGAGGTCGGCGGGGAATTAAGTCCTAGGGTGGTTTGTTTAGAAGCTGCCAAACCACTTATGGGCCAACGGAAAAGTAACGAATTCTTTCTTAGTAGTTTTATGAATTTGTTAAAGGCCCATAAAAGAAGTCCAGATCTTGATGTTCAACTTGTGCCAGTCAGTCTTTATTGGGGCAGAACGCCAGGTAAAGAAGATGACACGATGAAAGCTGCTGTCTTGGAGCGTGAAAACCCCACTTGGTTGCGAAAGTGTTTGATGATTTTGTTCTTGGGTCGACATAACTTTGTGCAATTTTCTAACTCTGTTTCAATTCGTAATATGGCAGATGAACACGGTACTGACAAACGTATTGCGCAAAAATTAGCGCGTGTAGCACGAGTGCATTTTAGTCGACAGCGTAAAGTGATGACAGGACCTGTTTTACCCAAAAGACAAGCTCTTTTTCATGCATTAGTCAGTTCTGAAACGCTGCAGAAAGCCATTCAAGAAGAGGTGGTAAGTAAGAAAATTTCTGAAGTTGAGGCCAGAGCCAAAGCGATGGAATATTTAGATGAAATCGCGGCGGATTACTCAGATAGTCTTGTGCGTATCACCGAACGTTTTTTAACCTGGCTATGGAATAAGCTCTATAAAGGCATCAATATTAAAGGTGCAGAGCAGATCAGGCAGTTACACCATGATGGTCATGAGATTATTTATGTCCCTTGCCATCGAAGTCATATGGATTATCTACTGCTTTCTTATATTCTTTATTACCAAGGTATGGTGCCTCCGCATATTGCTGCCGGTATCAACCTTAATTTTTGGCCTGCTGGGCCCATGTTCCGTCGAGGTGGTGCTTTTTTTATTCGCCGAAGTTTTAAAGGAAATAAATTATACACTGCCGTTTTTCGTGAATATTTGGATCAATTATTTACTAAAGGCTATTCAGTTGAATATTTCACTGAAGGTGGCCGCTCGAGAACTGGACGCCTGTTAGCACCTAAAACAGGGATGCTCGCCATGACGCTAAATAGCGTGCTGCGGGGGATGAAACGTCCGGTGACACTTGTCCCTGTTTATCTTGGTTATGATCATGTGATGGAAGTGGCGACTTACCACAAAGAATTAAGTGGCAAGAAGAAAAAGAAAGAATCGGTTTGGCAATTTTTCGGTGCGTTACGCAAGTTAGGTAACTTTGGTCAAGGGTATGTAAATTTTGGCAAGCCCATTACTTTACATACTTTTTTAAATGAACAAGCGCCTAATTGGCGAGAGGAAATTGCTAATGATCCTGAGCAGAAACCAACCTGGTTAACGCCTGCCGTCAATATACTCGCCAATCAAGTGATGACGAATATTAATGATGCGGCAGCGGTGAGCTCTGTGACCTTAACCAGCTTAGTGTTGTTAGCATCTGAACAGAATGCGCTTGAGAGATCTCAACTTGAAAAGCAGCTAGACCTTTACCTGAAATTACTTAAAGACTTGCCTTATACCTCATATACGTCTGTTGTTGAAGGCGATGGTAAGCAATTAGTGGTACAGGGGTTAGAGCTTAATAAACTACGATTGGACAGTGATTCATTGGGCGATATTATTTCTATTGATGAAAGTATCGCTGTTGCGATGACCTATTATCGTAATAACATTATTCATCTGATGATCATTCCTTCCCTTGTGGCTAGCTGCTTGACACAACATGAGCGCAGCACCAGAGCTGAAATTATAGATGTCATTGCTGACTTTTATCCTTTGCTTCAGGCCGAATTGTTTATGGGGGTGAGTGATACCGCTAAGTTGGTTGAGGAAATACTTGATCTATTTATTGAGCAGGAACTTATCACTGAAAATGAAGTATTTAGTGTCGTAGAACAGAGAGTTAATCAGTTGTTACTGCTTGCTGGTACTGTGAGTGAGACATTGCAGCGTTACGCTATTATTTTTAATCTTTTAGCTGACTTTCCTGAAATGGAACGTTCTGATCTTGAACGTGAAAGCCATCGATTAGCGAAAAGACTAGGTGCTTTACACGATATAACCGCACCTGAATTCTATGATAAGAATCTGTATAGGACACTTAGTGTGAAGTTAAAAGATCTTGGTTACTTATCAGGCAGTGGCAGTAAGGTCGATGTACAAAGGATCAGAGCGCGCGCTAATGGCTTACTGAGATCTTCAGTAAGGCAAACGATTGTTGATAGCGTGGCATCGGAGAGAACAGCCTAA